AAATGAATACCGGAGATCTTTATTTAAAACCAATTGGGAACATTGATGAATTGGATAATAGCATTATCATTGGGAATTTAGGTCAAGAAGGGTCGGATGATCCGTTTATATTAATTAAAGTAGGGAGTGTTTAAACTATGGCAGTAGATATTTTTCAAATGAATGCAAAAAAAGCAGATGGGACACTAGCGCCATTTTACCCGGTCGCACATCAACAGTCAGTTATCAATGCTATGGCACAAAAAGCCGTATTAATGACAAATACACAAGCAATTACAGTAAGTGGGTACTATCAATACTCCGCAGCAACGACAAATCTGCCTGTTGGAATCCCGACAACAGGATACATTTTAGCAAGTTTTACAGATTCAAAAAATGGGCAATTAGCTATTATCGGGAGCACATTATCAAGAGTGTTGGTCAATGGAGTATGGGGTTCATGGGTGAATTCTGCAAATGCAAAAGATACGGAACTCATTTATCCGGCTTTAGGTAATGGTGCTGCAGGACATCAACAATTTAGAGTGAGTTATCAAAAAATAGGGCGACTTATTTCTTTCAGTGGGCGTTTGCGTTTGCCAGTTGTATCTCAGAATCAAATTCAAATTGCGAGTGTGCCAGCAGCTTATTTCCCTCAGCAACAGCAATTTTTTGAGGTTCCTATCGCGGGAAAACAAACCGATTTGTTTGCGAAAATCGTGATTGATGTCGATGGAATAATCTATTGTTATCTCAGCAACACCTCATCCCAATATTTTTCATTAGACGGAATTAGTTATTTGACTAAAGATTAAATTAAAATAGGAGGAGTTTAAATGAAGCAAGAAGCTTTTTATATTAATCCAGATGGAAGTTGGGACATGAATAAATCTAAATGGTTACCTTGTGAAGGAGGAAATCAACCGATTGTTGAGGAACCATTTACTTTAATTCCGCCACCAGAGCCAAATTGGAAACCAAGATTTAATTTTAGATCAGATAAGTGGACGGAAACTGCTACGGATGAAGAGATGGCCGAGTCCGTTGCTGAGCTGACAGAATTTGAAAAGTTAGTTCAAACAGTGTCAGATTTGGAAATTAAAGATTTGGAAAAAGAGGTGCTAATTGAACAACTAGGGCAACAAGTTACAGATTTAGAAATTCAGCTAATGGAAAGTGAAGGTGAATAAAATGAGTAAGAACTATGAAAAATGGTTTGATCGCTACATGAAAAATTTTTGTACCGATGACCAGCTGCAGCGTTTAGTGAAATTGAACCAAATTACGGAAGCTGAGTATAAAAAGATTTTAAAAGCAAAAGAAGAGAAAGAAATTGAAACTGCTATTTAGTAGTTTTTTTATTTTTTTTATAAGGTAGGTGAGAAAATGTTGTCAATTGAGTTAACTGTTTTGATTTCAGTCGTTTCAGTATGTGCGGCTATTTATTTCGGATTATCAAATTTAAGACGTTCGCAGAAAAATGAAGATCGTGAGGAAGCAACGTTATTAACAACGTTGCTTGTAAAACTTGAAAATATCGGAACAGGTGTGACAGAAATTAAGTCGGAAATGAAGAGTGTAAAAGATGAATTGAAAGAAAACTCACATCGACTTGTCAAGGTTGAAGAATCCACGAAACAAGCTCATAAACGTATTGATGAGTTGAAGATACTGAAAGGGGGTGGTGAAATCGAATAAGATTAATTGGAAAGTACGGTTTAAGTCGAAGGCGTTCTGGTTGTCAATGATTCCGGCAATGTTGTTAGTGATCCAAATTGTTTTTAAATGGTTTGGGTACAATCTAGCTGCAGATGTGATTGGAGTCGAAGCGGCTAAGTTTGTGGAGTCCTTATTTTTATTGTTAACAATTTTAGGGGTTGTAAATGATCCAACCGTACCAGGTATTTCAGATAGCAATCGAACACTAGAAAAGTAGCCCTTTTAAAATGAGGGCTATTTTTTTATTTAAAAAAGAAATGGAGAGTGTAAAATGAAAAAGATGAACAAAGTATTATTTAGTGTGACAATGGTTTTAGTATTGCTGTTTCCTTCGGTGGCTAATGCGTACGTAATTGATACTACGTATCAGTTGACACTGAATGAAGGGGATAACCGAAGAGCTGCAAATAAGTTCGTTATTTTACACGAAGTGGGGACTGAATCAAGCGCTATAAATAATGCGATTTATATGAAACGAGCTTGGTCAACAAACCAAGCCTATACTCAATTTATTGTTGGTGACGGTGGGAAAGTGTATAAAGTTGGTGAGGACGGTTATGTGTCTTGGGGTGCTGGGTCTTATGCGAATGATAATTCACCAGTTCAAATCGAGTTAGCTCGTACTTTTAATCCAGAACAATTTAAGCAAGACTATGCAGCTTATGTTAATTTAGCTCGTGACTACGCATTGAAGTATGGAATTCCTTTAACCTTAGACTCTGGAAATATGTATACAAGTGGTATTAAGTCGCATTTTTGGGTAACTCAGAACATTTGGGGAGATCACACAGACCCGTACGGATATTTAGCTCGGTTTGGAATCACAAAAGAGCAATTAGCTAATGACTTGCGGACAGGTATTTCAGAAGAAAATGCAGCAACGCCAACTGCTCCAATAAAACCAAAAGTGGAAGTTATTGTTATTGCTGGGGGTATCGGAGTAGGAACAAACGTATATGCGACTGTTCCTTCATTAACCAGCTCAAGGAGCCCAAATAGTGCATTCTGGGTAAGTAATTACATCGAAGGTGCATTATCACCTTATGAATTGACCCGTGATGGAAAAGTGGTAGCATATACAACTCGTGATTACATTCAACGTGTAAATAAACTTCCAGCTAATGTGATTAAAGATGGCTCTAACGTATTTGTTAACAAACTATCTAAGAGTGTTGATGAAGCTCCTAACGAATCTACTGGATACCAAACCTACTGGGTCGCACAGTATCTAGATGGAGGTAAAAAAGCGCCTTATCGATTAGTGAAAAACGGAAAGACGGTTGGTTATACCGATCGAGATAATATACAGTTAGTTAAATAAAAAAATCCCACTAATAATCTAGTGGGCATACATAAGTAAAAAAGTCCTGTCCGAATTTATGTGGGTATTTTGTGGGAACAATATATTTTTATGTGTAAAAATACTGATATATAGCTATAATTCAACCTTATCGATTTATGGTGAGCGTAGGTAAGTATTTAATACTGCTGAGTTAAGTAAAGTTTTAGATTAGGATTAATCTAGAACTTTATTTGTCGTTATATGTATTTGTTCGTAACGAAACAAACAAAAAACTATGATTTTTAGTGAAAAGTATGCTATATTAAAGAGCATAAAAGGAAGCGTTTTATTAATTGAAAGGTGGGATTTCCATGAATCAAATGACAGCTAATGAAATCATTGAATTTTTACAACGTCAAAAAGAAACAACTAAATTTACTTTTAATATGGTCAATCCTGATAATTTTATGATTGTGATTGAATTGAAAAATGAACCGGCAGCTTTTATGTTTATCAATGAGAATACAGAAGCAACGTTTGAATTGACAGATGCAAATGAATTACTTTAAATAAAGTGAAAATAAAGAAGTCAGTAGATAGAGAATTCTAAAGATGTTACTGACTTGAAAAGTATTGCTAACCATGGTAAGATTGAGATAAGAAAAATTCATTGTATACACCAAACCCCCATATCTCGCACGATATGGGGGTTTTTGTTATACTAAGTAAAAAAACATAACGGGTGTTGACAGTTGTCACCTCTTATTTATCTTTACGGTTTAGCCAATAGCCGAAAACCTCTGCAAGTATTGCTACAGTCAAAGGCAAGATAAACGTTACAAGAAACAAATTCATTGCATACACCTCCTCTCACTAAGACTAGTCCCTCGTGAGATAGGTGACTCTAAAAGTATAGCATACCATTTTATTGAATGAAAACAGTTATTTAATTAGTTGTCATATTGGAATGATTGTTGTATATGAAACAAAATGAAGACAATTGAAACAAGTTTATCCCTATAATTAGGTGATAAGCTTGTTTTGTTATCTAATCGTTTTCCTACATAGCGGAAATTTATTGAGTGGTAGGATTTTGCATAGGGTTGTATGCTAGGAGTAAGAAATCGAAAAGAAAAAGGAGTGAATAAAAATGAAAACGATTTTATTAATTTGTGGTGGCGGAGCTTCTAGTGGATTTATGGCAGCAAATATGCGGAAAGCAGCAAAAAAGAAAGGCTTAGAGGTATCTATTTCAGCCAGAAGTGAATCTGAGTTAGAGGAGCATTTGGATACCATTGATGTATTGTTAATTGGACCGCATTTAGCTTATATGGAAGAAGAGGCAAAAGAAAAAGCAGCAAGTTCAGGCAGAGAGATTCTTGTTAAGGTTATCCCTCAGAAAGTCTATGGAATGATGGATGGTGTAGGTGCCTTAGAATTATTAGATAGTAAGTAGTCTAGTTCTTATGAGCCAACTTTTCGAAAAGAAGATAAAATCCCCTCAAAGTAAAAAAATACTTTGTGTGTATTTTCCTATCTTTTTGTCAAGGCCAGCTTTTATGAGTTAGCCTCTCGGAAGAAAGATGAAATTTCGAGGTGACAAAAAACGTCACATCAAATTTCCCTATTCTTCAGTCGAGCCTGTGCGAACTCAACAAGCTTTTGATAGAGCTAACCGGATCAACAAAATTTTATCGAGGAGGATGAGGATATGCAAAAAATAATTGATTTTATGACAAATAGTTTTGCACCTAAAGTAAATAAGATTACTAAAAATGTTTGGGTTGCATCATTGCAGGACTCAGTTATGGCTATTTTACCATTTATACTAGTGAGTTCGATTGTAACAATGGTTTCATTGATTAATGAAATTGCAGATATTATTCCAGATTTGTCTATTATTAATACCTTTACATTTGGTTTATCGGGGATGTTTGTGGCGTTTCTACTGCCTTATTTTATTATGGAAAAGAAAAAAAGAGGGGATAAGAAGCTATTAGCTGGTTTAACTGGGTTAGCTTTATACTTATTGTTGATTTTCCCTGAGATGAGTACTGATGGGGGATCAATTACTTTCACACTTGCACGTTTTGGTGCAGTTGGTATGTTCGTCTCCATTGTTGTAGGAATATTTGTTGCGATTATTATGAATTTATTTTCTAAATGGTCTTTTTTTAATAAGGATGAAACAAGCTTACCAGATTTCATTATTGTCTGGTTTGATTCTTTACTACCTATTACTTTGATTATCGTCAGTGGCTGGTTATGTTATTCTATTTTCCAAATCGATGTCTTTGATTTAATTGCGATTCTTTTTGAACCCTTGCAAATGTTGGGACAAAGCTTTTGGGGATTTGTTTTAATGGGCTTCTTAATGGCGTTCTTGTATTCATTTGGAATCAGCACATGGGTATTAACACCAGTATTTATGCCGATTGCGTTAAAAGGAATTGCGGATAATGCCGCACTAGTCGAAAAAGGCATGGATGCTGTTTATATCAACACGCAAGAAACGTTTTATTCAGGTTGGTGTGCATTTGGTGGGGTCGGTTACACAATGATACTGGCAATATTGTTACTTCTCGCTAAATCAACTCGTTTACGAGCTATTGGTAAAGCCACTATTTTACCGTCTATCTTTAATATAAATGAGCCACTTGTTTATGGTGCACCAATTGTTTTTAATCCAATGTTGATGATTCCTTTTTGGTTAAATGGCGCAATTATTCCGGCGATTACGTATCTTGTATTAAGCACAGGATGGATTTCGATTCCGGCAAAAGCATTCCAATTATGGTATCTGCCGTATCCGATTTCAACGTATTTAGTCTCGGGTGATATCAAAGGAATCTTCCTTTTTGCACTATTAGCAGGAGTATCTTTATGCATTTGGTATCCATTCTTTAAAGCCTATGATAATGCAGAAGTAAAAAATGAATTGGAAGAAGAATTAGCTGTAATTAATTAATGAAGGGAACAAAAAATATGAATGACGAAATGAATCAAGTCGCGATGCAAATTATTTTACATGCTGGAAATGCAAGACAAGTTATTTTTGAGGTTTTTGATGAAATTGGAGATGAACATTTTGACCACGCTAAAGAGTTATTAAAGGAAGCCAAGAAAGAAATAGTATTAGCTCATAAAGCCCAGACTGAAACCATTCAGGCAGAAGCAAGTGGCATCCATCATGATTTTTCATTATTATTTGCACATGCTCAAGATACGTTGATGACGATTAGTTCAGAATGGAATATTGCGAATAAAATGGTTTCACTGGTAGAAAAGCTGACAAAAAAATAAAAGGAATGGAGCGATGACAATGACAGGTTTTCCAAAAGGTTTTTTATGGGGCGGAGCAGTTGCTGCAAATCAGATTGAAGGTGGATTTGGATTAGATGGCAAGGGATTGAGTGTGGCAGATGTCCATTTATATAATCCAGAGCTAGATATTAAAACTGCGAGTCAAGAATCTGAAATGACATTGGCGGAAGTCAAACGAGCGATGTTGGATGAAGAAGGTTATTACCCAAAACGACATGGGATTGATTTTTATCATACCTATAAAGAGGATTTAAAATTATTAGCTGAAATGGGTTTTACAACGTTTAGAACTTCGATTGATTGGTCGCGAATTTTTCCAAATGGGGATGATGCGGAACCAAATGAATTAGGGTTACAATTTTATGATCGTTTAATCAACGAATGTTTAGCGTTGGGAATGGAGCCAATTATTACAATGCTTCATTATGAAACACCTTTAGCAATTACCTTGAATTATGGTGGTTGGAACAACCGTGAAGTGATTGAGTTATTCGCAAAATATGGCGAAGTTTTACTAAAACGTTACAAAGATAAGGTTAAGTATTGGATTGTGATTAACCAGATTAATTTAGTTCATTTAGAGTCTTTTAATTCGATTGCAATTTGCGAGGATCAAGTTGAAAATAATGAAGAGGCTAAATACCAGGCGATTCATAACCAACTTGTGGCATCAGCATTGATTGTCAAAAAAGCTCGTGAAATCAATCCAACATTTCAAATGGGGACGATGTTAGCAGATTGTACGGCTTCACCTTTTTCATGTGCACCAGATGATGTCATGCTAGCAATGAAGCGAAATCGAATGCAGTATTTCTTTACAGATGTGCAATTTAGAGGCGCATATCCAGTTTATATGCGTCGCTACTTTGCTGAAAACCAGCTTGATTTGCAAGAGGAGCCAGCAGATGAGATCTTGCTTCGTGAAAATACAATGGATTATTTAGCTATCTCTTATTATTACTCGCAAACGGTTTCGGCTAAGGAAAATGGAATGGATCCAACTGATGTGATGGAAAACCCACATTTAAAGGCAAATCCTTGGGGCTGGGCAATTGATGCAAAAGGTTTTTATAATTGTTTGAGTCAATATTATGATCGTTATCAAGTCCCTTTGATGATTGCTGAAAATGGATTTGGAATGTACGATAAAGTTGAAGAAAATGGCGAAATTAATGATGATTATCGCATAGCTTATCTAAGTGAACATTTGACGCAATTAAAAGAAGCTATTAAAGACGGGGTTGAAGTGATTGCCTATTGTGCTTGGGGACCGATTGATATTGTTAGTTGTTCTTCAGCCGAAATGGAAAAACGATATGGTTTCATTTATGTTGACTTAGATAATTTTGGAAAAGGTACGGGGAAACGTTTGAAAAAGAAAAGTTTTGACTGGTATAAAACCGTAATTGCATCTAATGGTGAAATACTGTAAATGGTTAGTCTATAGGAGGTAGCTTATCTAGCTACTTCCTATAGGTGTATTAAGGGGGATAGTTAAATGATGAAGAAAGTTACTGAAAATCAATTGATTCATTATTTATTCAGTCAAAATGGCTGGACAAAGGCATCAATCATTGCTAGTCATTTTCAATTCACTGAGCGTACTATACGAAATAGAATTAATGGGATTAATCAAAAAAGAGTTAAGCCGGTCATTATTTCTAGCCGTCAAGGATACAAAATAGATGCAGATGCCTATCGTCTCCAAAATAAAAAGCAAGAAGAAATAGTTAATGCTATTCCTGTAACGGTTAAAGAGCGGCAATTCTTTTTAATTCGCACCTTTCTTTCTTCTGCTAAGGGTGGGGTGAATTTATTTGATTTAGCTGAAATGTTATGTGTTTCGGAGGCGACTATTCGTCGTGATATCAAAAGTGTTAAGAAACGTTTAACTAAATTTGATATTCAGGTAGTTTCAAAAGAAGAAGATTATCAAATCAAAGGGTCTGAAGCACAAAAGCGCAAGGCAATGACGTATTTAATTTTTGAAGAGTCTAAAAAAACGATGGATCAACGGAAAATGGTTCAGCAATTACTAGGGGATATTGACCTGTTGGTTTTGCAAGAAATAATCAGTGACACTCTTGAACAGTACGACTATTTTATTAATCAATATTCTTTGAATAATATTTTGCTTCATTTTGCTGTAACACTGCAGCGCATGAGGGAAGAAAAGGCGATTGAAGCTGTAGAGGAGAAAGAATTAGATTCAGTTGAGTATCGCATGACGAAGGACATCACGCAAAAAATCGCACAACAGTTTGGAATAGTTTTTTCCAATGCTGAAATTTATAATTTATTTTTACTTTTTATTGGAAATACAACATTGACTACCTATGAATCATTGAGTCCAGAGCATTTGAAGGAGTATATTGGAAATCAAACTGTAGATATTGTGAAAGAGGTATTAGCTGATATTGGTCAAATGTACTTTATTCATCTTAGTGATGAAGCTTTTACGACTAAATTTATGATTCATGTCAGAAATTTAATCAGTCGTTCAAATTTAAGTAAGTTGTCCAAAAATCCATTACGAGAGGATATGAAACGAACCTATCCACTGATTTATGATGTGGCTGTTTCGATTGCGAGTGAATTAGAAAAACGGCTGTTGATTCAAGTTAACGAGGATGAAATTGCGTATATTGCCTTGCATCTAGGGGCTTACTTAGAATCTGTCACGAAGGAATCGGATGCTGTTAGTTGTGTTATTTTGTGTCCAAGATACTATGATATCCATCAAGGACTTTTGAAGAAAATAAAAGAAACATATCGGGAACAAATTAATATTCAAAAAATCGTAACGGATATGAGCTCCAATTGGCAAATAATGAAGCCTGAGTTAATTATTTCAATCTCGCCTTTTTCAGAAGAGGTATCTGCACATTTTGTTTTAGTACATCCTTTTTTAACTGATAAAGATTATAAGAATATTTCAGATGCAATCAGTAAGGTGAAACAAAATCGCAAGCAAATAAAAATGACAGGCTATATAAAGGAATTTTTTCGTCCTGAATTTTTTTATCGAGGGTTGTCATTTAAACACAAAAATAAAGCTATCTATTATATGACAGAGCAATTATTTAAAGCTGGTTATGTGTCGTCAGGTTTTACAGAAAAAGTCTTGGCTAGAGAAAAGCTATCATCAACGGCATTTAGTGATGGCGTAGCTGTTCCTCATGCATTAAAAATGAATGCAATTAAAACAGCAGTATCAGTTGCGATTTTTGATGAACCGATTGATTGGGATGGAAAAGTAGTTTATATTGTCGCTATTTTTGCGGTAAATAAAGAAAATCGCCCGATTTTTAGTCCCATGTTTGAAAATTTTATTCGTGTTTTATCAGAAGGAGATAATGTCCGAAGTTTGAGTGAATCTGAAAATTATGAGGACTTTACCAGTAATTTAATCCAGTTGATGGGGTCTGAATGAAAGAATTAAATCAACTAGCCTAACGTTATTAAGTTAGGCTTAGTTGATTTTTCTAATAATGTAATGACTTATTATATTCCGTCTGTTATAATTGATAAAAACATATTGGATATTGCGTGTTATTATAAAGACTTATATACATATAAGTGAGAGTGAAAAAGAAATAGGAGGTAATCATGGAAATAGAAATTAATTTTCAGTTAGTTATTATGTGGTATGTTGTACTACTTATACATGAATTAGGTCATGTTATTGCAAATAAATTAATTGGTGCTGAACTTGTGTATGTTAGTATTGGCTATGGGCCTGAATTATGGAGTTTTAAAAAATTTAGAATAAATAAGTATTTTTTTGTAGCTATTGGGTACACAAGTATTATCTATAGAAAAATTAATTCAAAACTTGAATTATCGTTTGCTTTTCTAAATGGAATACTGTTTTCCACAGTGATCTGGCTCATTATCAATTTATTTTGGGATAATTCATTTGTTCAAGAGTTTAATTTCTGTTTCTATCTACTAAGCTTTACTGCATTACTCCCAATAAATTACCCGATTGGAGGAAATCCAAGTGATTTCAAACAAGTGTTAGATTTATATAGAAAGGGATAATAGAGCCATTCTATTGTTAAAGGAGCGATTATTTTATTATTTTTCACCAAAACTCTTGACTTATTTTTACATTGTAACTATAATGGTTACAGATAGAGAGGAAGGGTTGTTATGAGTATTTCAACAAAGTTTCCTGTAGCGGTTCATGTTTTATCTGTCCTTGCTTTAAATCGGCAAACAACGGTTTATTCAGATTTTATTGCAGCTAGTGTTAATACAAATCCAGTTGTGATTAGAAGAATTGTTGGTCTTTTAAAAAAAGCGGGACTCGTTGATTCTGCGCCAGGTGTTGGCGGTATTTCGCTAATCAAGGAACCAACAGATATTACCCTTTATGATATTTATGAGGCGGTTAACCCAACAAGTAAGGATTTATTTACTTTACATCAAGATACAAATCCAAATTGTATTGTCGGGAAAAACATTCAACATTCATTAGAAGGCGTGATGCAAACGGCAGAAGAAGCGTTAGAAAATGAGTTAAAACAGGTGACGTTGGCAGATACGATTGAAGAGATTCAACAACTTGACCAAGCTACTTGATTCACAGGATGTATAAGGTTGAACAAGAAACGTTCACCTTTTTATTTTAAATCGATTGTAACTTGAATGGTTACAAAAAAACAGGAGGAAAATAAGATGAAAATTGGAATTATTGCAGCAAGTGGTAAAGCAGGAACGATGATTATGAAGGAAGCAATCTCAAGAGGCCATGAGGTTACGGCTATTGTTAGAAATGCAGCAAAAATTACAGATAGCCAAGTGACAGTTTTAGAACGTGATATTTTAGAGATTAGTTATGCAGATGTAAAAGAGTTTGATATTTTGGTGGATGCATTTAATGCGCCACATGGTCAAGAAGAGTTACATCAAACAACTTTGGCTCATTTAACAAAAATTTTAGCAGGACATAAAACACCGCGTTTGATTGTAGTGGGTGGAGCAGGTAGTTTATACGTTGATCCAGCGAAAACGATTCGTGTGATGGACACACCAGATTTTCCAGATGCCTTTTTACCAACAGCAAGCAATATGGGTACAGCATTTGATGCATTGAAAGCAAATAATGAGATTACTTGGACGTATTTAAGCCCATCAGCGATGTTCTTACCTGATGGTGAACGAACTGGCAGCTATACAGTTGGTTTAGACAACTTGTTGGCCAATGCTGCTGGAGCAAGTGAAATATCTTATGCAGATTATGCGATTGCTTTGCTTGATGAAGCTGAAGCTGGTAAACACATCAATCAACGTTTTACAGTTGGTTCTAAATAAGAGTGAAAATTTCTAACGAAGCAGGCGTATCTAAAATCAGAAATTTTTTTAGATACGCCTAGTTTGTGTTCAATACGGCTAGTTTTTATGAGTTAACTCCTCGGAAAAAAGATGAATTTCCAAAAAAAGTAAAAAAGCAGTTTTCTTGAAATTCACTATTTTTCTGCCGGAGCTAAGTAGCTCAACAAACTTTTATTATAAGGAGAAGATAAGATGATAAAAAAAGCACT
This Carnobacterium maltaromaticum DSM 20342 DNA region includes the following protein-coding sequences:
- a CDS encoding PTS sugar transporter subunit IIC — translated: MQKIIDFMTNSFAPKVNKITKNVWVASLQDSVMAILPFILVSSIVTMVSLINEIADIIPDLSIINTFTFGLSGMFVAFLLPYFIMEKKKRGDKKLLAGLTGLALYLLLIFPEMSTDGGSITFTLARFGAVGMFVSIVVGIFVAIIMNLFSKWSFFNKDETSLPDFIIVWFDSLLPITLIIVSGWLCYSIFQIDVFDLIAILFEPLQMLGQSFWGFVLMGFLMAFLYSFGISTWVLTPVFMPIALKGIADNAALVEKGMDAVYINTQETFYSGWCAFGGVGYTMILAILLLLAKSTRLRAIGKATILPSIFNINEPLVYGAPIVFNPMLMIPFWLNGAIIPAITYLVLSTGWISIPAKAFQLWYLPYPISTYLVSGDIKGIFLFALLAGVSLCIWYPFFKAYDNAEVKNELEEELAVIN
- a CDS encoding BglG family transcription antiterminator — encoded protein: MMKKVTENQLIHYLFSQNGWTKASIIASHFQFTERTIRNRINGINQKRVKPVIISSRQGYKIDADAYRLQNKKQEEIVNAIPVTVKERQFFLIRTFLSSAKGGVNLFDLAEMLCVSEATIRRDIKSVKKRLTKFDIQVVSKEEDYQIKGSEAQKRKAMTYLIFEESKKTMDQRKMVQQLLGDIDLLVLQEIISDTLEQYDYFINQYSLNNILLHFAVTLQRMREEKAIEAVEEKELDSVEYRMTKDITQKIAQQFGIVFSNAEIYNLFLLFIGNTTLTTYESLSPEHLKEYIGNQTVDIVKEVLADIGQMYFIHLSDEAFTTKFMIHVRNLISRSNLSKLSKNPLREDMKRTYPLIYDVAVSIASELEKRLLIQVNEDEIAYIALHLGAYLESVTKESDAVSCVILCPRYYDIHQGLLKKIKETYREQINIQKIVTDMSSNWQIMKPELIISISPFSEEVSAHFVLVHPFLTDKDYKNISDAISKVKQNRKQIKMTGYIKEFFRPEFFYRGLSFKHKNKAIYYMTEQLFKAGYVSSGFTEKVLAREKLSSTAFSDGVAVPHALKMNAIKTAVSVAIFDEPIDWDGKVVYIVAIFAVNKENRPIFSPMFENFIRVLSEGDNVRSLSESENYEDFTSNLIQLMGSE
- a CDS encoding NAD(P)-dependent oxidoreductase — its product is MKIGIIAASGKAGTMIMKEAISRGHEVTAIVRNAAKITDSQVTVLERDILEISYADVKEFDILVDAFNAPHGQEELHQTTLAHLTKILAGHKTPRLIVVGGAGSLYVDPAKTIRVMDTPDFPDAFLPTASNMGTAFDALKANNEITWTYLSPSAMFLPDGERTGSYTVGLDNLLANAAGASEISYADYAIALLDEAEAGKHINQRFTVGSK
- a CDS encoding PTS lactose/cellobiose transporter subunit IIA, with the protein product MKGTKNMNDEMNQVAMQIILHAGNARQVIFEVFDEIGDEHFDHAKELLKEAKKEIVLAHKAQTETIQAEASGIHHDFSLLFAHAQDTLMTISSEWNIANKMVSLVEKLTKK
- a CDS encoding PTS sugar transporter subunit IIB, yielding MKTILLICGGGASSGFMAANMRKAAKKKGLEVSISARSESELEEHLDTIDVLLIGPHLAYMEEEAKEKAASSGREILVKVIPQKVYGMMDGVGALELLDSK
- a CDS encoding phage holin, coding for MKSNKINWKVRFKSKAFWLSMIPAMLLVIQIVFKWFGYNLAADVIGVEAAKFVESLFLLLTILGVVNDPTVPGISDSNRTLEK
- a CDS encoding Rrf2 family transcriptional regulator produces the protein MSISTKFPVAVHVLSVLALNRQTTVYSDFIAASVNTNPVVIRRIVGLLKKAGLVDSAPGVGGISLIKEPTDITLYDIYEAVNPTSKDLFTLHQDTNPNCIVGKNIQHSLEGVMQTAEEALENELKQVTLADTIEEIQQLDQAT
- a CDS encoding site-2 protease family protein — encoded protein: MEIEINFQLVIMWYVVLLIHELGHVIANKLIGAELVYVSIGYGPELWSFKKFRINKYFFVAIGYTSIIYRKINSKLELSFAFLNGILFSTVIWLIINLFWDNSFVQEFNFCFYLLSFTALLPINYPIGGNPSDFKQVLDLYRKG
- a CDS encoding glycoside hydrolase family 1 protein, with amino-acid sequence MTGFPKGFLWGGAVAANQIEGGFGLDGKGLSVADVHLYNPELDIKTASQESEMTLAEVKRAMLDEEGYYPKRHGIDFYHTYKEDLKLLAEMGFTTFRTSIDWSRIFPNGDDAEPNELGLQFYDRLINECLALGMEPIITMLHYETPLAITLNYGGWNNREVIELFAKYGEVLLKRYKDKVKYWIVINQINLVHLESFNSIAICEDQVENNEEAKYQAIHNQLVASALIVKKAREINPTFQMGTMLADCTASPFSCAPDDVMLAMKRNRMQYFFTDVQFRGAYPVYMRRYFAENQLDLQEEPADEILLRENTMDYLAISYYYSQTVSAKENGMDPTDVMENPHLKANPWGWAIDAKGFYNCLSQYYDRYQVPLMIAENGFGMYDKVEENGEINDDYRIAYLSEHLTQLKEAIKDGVEVIAYCAWGPIDIVSCSSAEMEKRYGFIYVDLDNFGKGTGKRLKKKSFDWYKTVIASNGEIL
- a CDS encoding peptidoglycan recognition protein family protein — its product is MKKMNKVLFSVTMVLVLLFPSVANAYVIDTTYQLTLNEGDNRRAANKFVILHEVGTESSAINNAIYMKRAWSTNQAYTQFIVGDGGKVYKVGEDGYVSWGAGSYANDNSPVQIELARTFNPEQFKQDYAAYVNLARDYALKYGIPLTLDSGNMYTSGIKSHFWVTQNIWGDHTDPYGYLARFGITKEQLANDLRTGISEENAATPTAPIKPKVEVIVIAGGIGVGTNVYATVPSLTSSRSPNSAFWVSNYIEGALSPYELTRDGKVVAYTTRDYIQRVNKLPANVIKDGSNVFVNKLSKSVDEAPNESTGYQTYWVAQYLDGGKKAPYRLVKNGKTVGYTDRDNIQLVK
- a CDS encoding XkdX family protein, which gives rise to MSKNYEKWFDRYMKNFCTDDQLQRLVKLNQITEAEYKKILKAKEEKEIETAI